A window of Etheostoma spectabile isolate EspeVRDwgs_2016 chromosome 18, UIUC_Espe_1.0, whole genome shotgun sequence contains these coding sequences:
- the si:ch211-22i13.2 gene encoding protein FAM133 isoform X2, which produces MSTKSESRVSSSSSRSDERRRSTSSGQEKTKRKRSRSRSSSSSSSRSSSSSSSSSSSSGSSHSSSHSRSSSSSSDSRSKSRKKSKKKKMDKQSKKPKGKKEKRHKRKKDKKVKGGEENVGPVQISKYLNDKKKGKYSMISGKKIKMKVKKSKKDKQRDKNRAQLLEFLNSTL; this is translated from the exons ATG TCAACGAAGTCGGAGTCCAGAGTGTCAAGCTCCAGCTCCAGATCCGATGAAAGGAGGAGATCAACGAGCTCAG GTCAAGAAAAAACTAAGCGTAAACGCAGCCGTAGTAGATCCTCCTCGTCGTCCTCTTCCAGGTCATCTTCGTCATCCTCATCGTCCTCTTCTTCATCGGGTTCATCGCACTCATCCAGCCACAGTCGGAGTAGCTCTAGCAGTAGCG aCTCACGCAGTAAATCCAGAAAGAAGtctaagaaaaagaaaatggacaaacagtcaaaaaaa CCGAAAGGGAAGAAAGAGAAGCGACACAAACgtaaaaaagacaagaaagtaaaaggaggagaagaaaacgtgggacctgtacaaatctccAAG tatTTGAATGACAAGAAAAAGGGCAAGTACAGCATGATTTCAGGAAAGAAGATAAAgatgaaagtaaaaaagtcaaagaaagacaaacag CGGGATAAAAACCGAGCACAACTTCTTGAGTTCTTGAACTCTACCCTGTGA
- the si:ch211-22i13.2 gene encoding pinin isoform X1 has protein sequence MSTKSESRVSSSSSRSDERRRSTSSGQEKTKRKRSRSRSSSSSSSRSSSSSSSSSSSSGSSHSSSHSRSSSSSSDSRSKSRKKSKKKKMDKQSKKEPKGKKEKRHKRKKDKKVKGGEENVGPVQISKYLNDKKKGKYSMISGKKIKMKVKKSKKDKQRDKNRAQLLEFLNSTL, from the exons ATG TCAACGAAGTCGGAGTCCAGAGTGTCAAGCTCCAGCTCCAGATCCGATGAAAGGAGGAGATCAACGAGCTCAG GTCAAGAAAAAACTAAGCGTAAACGCAGCCGTAGTAGATCCTCCTCGTCGTCCTCTTCCAGGTCATCTTCGTCATCCTCATCGTCCTCTTCTTCATCGGGTTCATCGCACTCATCCAGCCACAGTCGGAGTAGCTCTAGCAGTAGCG aCTCACGCAGTAAATCCAGAAAGAAGtctaagaaaaagaaaatggacaaacagtcaaaaaaa GAGCCGAAAGGGAAGAAAGAGAAGCGACACAAACgtaaaaaagacaagaaagtaaaaggaggagaagaaaacgtgggacctgtacaaatctccAAG tatTTGAATGACAAGAAAAAGGGCAAGTACAGCATGATTTCAGGAAAGAAGATAAAgatgaaagtaaaaaagtcaaagaaagacaaacag CGGGATAAAAACCGAGCACAACTTCTTGAGTTCTTGAACTCTACCCTGTGA